From the genome of Gimesia chilikensis:
AAGGGCAGTACGCAGAAACAGAATCCCTCCACGGAAAACGACTCCAAAGCAGACAGCGTCGCATCCTTCCACATCACAAAAGCAACCGTACGTGGTCTCACCGGCGAGCAGATCTACGATAGCCTGCAGACCGCAGCCGGCCTTGCACCGGAAAGGAACGATGTTCGAGGCAGTAACGATCGAAGTCAGCGAGAAGAGTTTTCAGCACAATTCTACATCGAACGTGCCCACAGTGCCGAACGTTCGATTGCACAGTCACTGACCCTCATGAACGGCGGATTCATTAACGAACTGACGGCTCCCGAGGGGAATCGGGTGCTCGCTTCTCTGGTGAGCTCCCCCTTTATGACTCCTGCAGAGCAGATTGACACCGTATTTATTGCCGTGCTGGGACGACATGCACAACCAGCCGAACAGCAGGCTGTGCAACGCAGTTTCAAATCTCATCCAGACACTTCCCACTCACAGCACCTGGGAAACCTGTTCTGGGCTCTGATTAATTCGTCTGAGTTCAACACCAACCATTAAGACAAGCGAAGTTTCCTATGGTCACTCCCCAATTTTCAAGACGGACCGCTTTAAAAAACATGGCCCTCGGAGTCACTGCCTGGTCGACTTCCAGCTGGCTCCCCGCCCTGGCCGATGTGGCGTCTGCCACAGGAAAAAAACCCAAATCAGTGATTCTGATCTGGCTAAACGGCGGCCCTGCCACAATTGACCTCTGGGACCTCAAACCCGGAAACCAGAACGGCGGCCCCTTCCGGAAAATTGATACGAAAGTCCCCGGAATGCAGATCAGTGAGCATCTCCCCGGACTGGCTGCCCAGGCAGCGGACTTCTCGCTGATTCGTTCCATGTCAACACGTGAAGGGGATCACTCCCGTGCCCGCTTTGTCTCGATGACGGGCTACACACCTCAGGGCGCAATCAAGTTTCCAGCGTTCGGCTCTCTGGTGGCGCATGAGTTCAATGTCGAAAACGATATCCCCTCTTATGTGCATATTGGAGGACGACCGGCTATCAGTGGCGGCGGATTTCTTGGTCCGCAGTTCGCCCCCTTTGTCGTCGGTGGACGCAGTCGCCGCAGAGGCCCCGACAATGCAGATCTGAAGGTCGCGGACCTTGCCCCGGTCTCTCCAGACCAGCAGGCAGAACGGCTGCAACTGCAATCCGAACTGGGCTCCCTCTCTACCATGCCCACTTCTGTAGTTACGGATGCACTCAACTCTGCCCGCGACAGGGCCCTGCGACTCATGAATCCCCAGGCTGCTTCTGTCTTCAACCTGGAAGAAGAACAGGCATCAGTCCGTGAAGCTTACGGCCCCGGTTCATTTGGGCAGGGCTGCCTGATGGCCCGCAGGCTCGTGGAACGGGGCGTCAGCTTCGTGGAAGTATCCCTTAACGGCTGGGACACGCATTCGAATAACTTTGAACGCGTCAAGGAACTGTCGCAACAACTGGATCGTGGCTGTGCCTCACTCCTCAACGATCTCCGCGAGCGAGGGCTCCTGAAAGATACGCTGGTTGTCTGCCAGGGTGAATTTGGTCGCACCCCGCGCATCAACGGACAGGATGGGCGGGACCACTGGCCAGCTTCCTGGGCCATGATGCTGGCTGGTGCCGGCATTCGAGGCGGTCAGGTGATTGGAGAGACCAGCGCTGATGGCGCTGAAATCAAATCGAAACCCACCCGCACCGCAGATCTCATGGCCACCATTTTCCGAGGTGTAGGTCTCGATCCCCGTAAACAGAATATGTCTAACGTCGGGCGCCCGATCCGACTGGCAGATCCCGATGGCACTCCCCTCGAGGAACTATTATGAGAACCGCATTGATCCTCACATTCGCTCTCTGGTCAGCCGGAATTCAACCTCAGGCGGGACAGACGCAGCCGGAGCACGCCACCACTGTTCTGGAAGTACAAGGAGCTGGTCATCCTCAAACAATTGAAATTCCGGTCACGATTGATGGACAACCTTTCGATGTCTACTGGTCCGGGACCTTCGATGCCATTTTTGATTTTGCTGACACCAACCAGGATGGAGTGCTCAGTGAAACCGAAATCAAACTGGTCCCCTCCGCCCGCGCCGTCCGTCTCTCACTGGGCAATGCTTTCACGCCCCCCGTCGCCGCGATTACATCGCTGAGTGAAATCGTAAACGATTCTTCTCAGAAATGTACGAAGACACAACTTCGAAACTATTATCTACGCCATGGTGCGGGCCAACTTCAAATCGGCACAGGTACTCTGCCACGTACCTCAGCTTTGACACTGGCCCTGCTTCAGGCTCTCGACACGGATCAAGACCACAAGCTTTCCGAAGTGGAGCTCCAACGGGCAGAAACGGTTCTCCGTAGACTTGATACAAACGATGATGAGCTCATCGGCGTCGGTGAACTGATCCCGAATGCCACTTACCCCGGGAGTTGGGCCGCACATGCTCTCAAGGCCGAACAGGAAGTCTCCCTGACACCAACAAGTAAATCCGATCTGACCCTGAAGCGACAGAACTCACAAGCTGAAGCCAAACCGGATAATCATTCGGTCTGGCAGCTCTCTGTGACCGACCACATCTCCGACCAGCCACTAAACTTCACAACCCCCAG
Proteins encoded in this window:
- a CDS encoding DUF1501 domain-containing protein yields the protein MVTPQFSRRTALKNMALGVTAWSTSSWLPALADVASATGKKPKSVILIWLNGGPATIDLWDLKPGNQNGGPFRKIDTKVPGMQISEHLPGLAAQAADFSLIRSMSTREGDHSRARFVSMTGYTPQGAIKFPAFGSLVAHEFNVENDIPSYVHIGGRPAISGGGFLGPQFAPFVVGGRSRRRGPDNADLKVADLAPVSPDQQAERLQLQSELGSLSTMPTSVVTDALNSARDRALRLMNPQAASVFNLEEEQASVREAYGPGSFGQGCLMARRLVERGVSFVEVSLNGWDTHSNNFERVKELSQQLDRGCASLLNDLRERGLLKDTLVVCQGEFGRTPRINGQDGRDHWPASWAMMLAGAGIRGGQVIGETSADGAEIKSKPTRTADLMATIFRGVGLDPRKQNMSNVGRPIRLADPDGTPLEELL
- a CDS encoding EF-hand domain-containing protein, which gives rise to MRTALILTFALWSAGIQPQAGQTQPEHATTVLEVQGAGHPQTIEIPVTIDGQPFDVYWSGTFDAIFDFADTNQDGVLSETEIKLVPSARAVRLSLGNAFTPPVAAITSLSEIVNDSSQKCTKTQLRNYYLRHGAGQLQIGTGTLPRTSALTLALLQALDTDQDHKLSEVELQRAETVLRRLDTNDDELIGVGELIPNATYPGSWAAHALKAEQEVSLTPTSKSDLTLKRQNSQAEAKPDNHSVWQLSVTDHISDQPLNFTTPRIRFESWSIPGPLNELFSQLREEIANADPDPPQAEPEQRSRNRRPSRAWLTPLGDRNGNGVLSQDEIDQWLQLQQRLIHGQLLISIYSGGGLFELLDTNHDAGLSIRELRNIWQNLKAAGCTTGSHVNLQQVPHVVLFVVSQGYPDQLGKKTTSDVEWFNLMDRNRDGDVSRREFTGPPAAFDRLDQDHDSLISPLEAVKSD